In a genomic window of Vibrio orientalis CIP 102891 = ATCC 33934:
- the ettA gene encoding energy-dependent translational throttle protein EttA — translation MAEYVYTMSRVSKIVPPKRQILKDISLSFFPGAKIGVLGLNGAGKSTLLRIMAGIDTDIDGEARPQPGLNVGYLPQEPVLDESKTVREIVEEAVSDVAGAMKRLDEVYAAYAEPDADFDALAKEQGELEALIQAKDGHNLENSLERAADALRLPEWDAKIEHLSGGERRRVAICRLLLEKPDMLLLDEPTNHLDAESVAWLERFLVDYTGTVVAITHDRYFLDNAAGWILELDRGEGIPWQGNYTSWLEQKDARLQQEASQEKARQKTIEKELEWVRQNPKGRQAKSKARMARFEELQSGDHQKRNETNELFIPPGERLGDKVIEVNNLTKSFDGRVLIDDLSFSMPKGAIVGIIGANGAGKSTLFKMLSGTEQPDAGTIEMGDTVKLASVDQFRDSMDDSKTVFQEISEGADIIKINNFEIPARAYCSRFNFKGSDQQKVIGELSGGERNRVHLAKLLKAGGNVLLLDEPTNDLDVETLRALEEALLEFPGCAMVISHDRWFLDRIATHIIDYRDEGQVNFYEGNYTEYMEWLKKTLGPEAAEPHRIKYKRITK, via the coding sequence ATGGCTGAATACGTATATACCATGTCGCGCGTGAGCAAAATTGTGCCACCAAAGCGACAAATTCTTAAAGACATCTCTCTAAGCTTCTTCCCTGGCGCAAAAATCGGTGTTTTGGGTCTAAACGGTGCCGGTAAATCGACGCTACTGCGTATCATGGCGGGTATCGATACTGATATCGACGGTGAAGCACGTCCACAACCAGGTCTCAATGTTGGTTACCTACCTCAGGAACCAGTACTGGATGAGTCAAAGACAGTTCGTGAAATCGTTGAAGAAGCCGTATCTGATGTTGCTGGTGCAATGAAGCGTCTTGACGAAGTATACGCAGCATACGCTGAACCTGATGCTGATTTTGATGCTCTTGCAAAAGAGCAAGGCGAGCTAGAAGCGCTTATCCAAGCAAAAGATGGTCACAACCTAGAAAACTCTCTTGAGCGCGCGGCAGATGCACTGCGTCTTCCTGAATGGGACGCTAAGATTGAACACCTATCTGGTGGTGAACGTCGCCGTGTTGCTATCTGTCGTCTGCTTCTAGAAAAACCTGACATGCTGCTACTAGACGAACCAACCAACCACCTTGATGCAGAATCTGTTGCTTGGCTTGAACGTTTCCTAGTGGATTATACAGGTACTGTGGTTGCGATTACCCACGACCGTTACTTCCTAGATAACGCTGCGGGTTGGATCCTTGAACTTGACCGTGGTGAAGGTATTCCATGGCAAGGTAATTATACCTCTTGGCTTGAGCAAAAAGACGCTCGTCTACAGCAAGAAGCATCACAAGAGAAAGCTCGTCAAAAAACGATTGAGAAAGAGCTTGAGTGGGTTCGTCAAAATCCTAAAGGTCGTCAAGCGAAGTCGAAAGCTCGTATGGCACGCTTTGAAGAGCTACAAAGTGGCGATCACCAGAAACGTAACGAAACCAACGAACTGTTTATCCCACCAGGTGAGCGCCTAGGTGATAAGGTTATCGAAGTCAATAACCTAACTAAATCGTTCGACGGACGTGTACTGATTGATGACCTATCATTTAGCATGCCTAAAGGTGCTATTGTCGGCATCATCGGTGCTAACGGTGCAGGTAAATCGACGCTATTCAAGATGCTAAGCGGAACTGAACAACCAGACGCTGGTACGATTGAAATGGGTGATACTGTTAAGCTTGCTTCTGTTGATCAGTTCCGTGACTCAATGGATGACAGCAAAACAGTATTCCAAGAGATCTCTGAAGGCGCTGATATCATCAAGATCAACAACTTCGAAATCCCTGCTCGTGCTTACTGTTCGCGCTTTAACTTCAAAGGCTCAGACCAACAAAAGGTCATCGGTGAGCTTTCTGGTGGTGAACGCAACCGTGTCCACCTAGCTAAGCTACTTAAAGCTGGCGGTAACGTACTGCTACTCGATGAACCAACCAACGACCTTGACGTTGAGACGCTACGTGCACTAGAAGAAGCGCTGCTAGAGTTCCCGGGTTGTGCAATGGTTATCTCGCACGACCGCTGGTTCTTAGACCGTATTGCGACTCACATCATCGACTACCGTGACGAAGGTCAGGTGAACTTCTATGAAGGTAACTATACTGAGTACATGGAGTGGTTGAAGAAGACCCTTGGTCCAGAAGCTGCGGAACCACATCGCATTAAATACAAGCGTATTACTAAGTAA
- the sltY gene encoding murein transglycosylase → MNLTFSKSLQCIPSSVVFVSTMACSAIFATSAMAVDLQTQREIYDQAQTLLDSQQVAEYQKIRPSIADYPLTPYVDYRSFLVGLGERPPSEVEAFIKDHYSFPFSKRIRAPYIDQLAKKGEWKRLLEFQTSEPRGETYQCHYFNAQAIAGDKALAFQGAKKLWLSGKSIADACDPLFERWDKAGLKTDQLILDRMVLAFQSRNGGLMKYLQKQLSSAKAQGQAKQILALFNKPESVLSFAKKQPATDFNRQQTKLALQKLARKDVEQAQQVVSGVVKAQKFDQEASQKLADYIALRLINTDSDSLANWRDKQTENSSSDTLIERRIRLAIQHADWQGVTDWIAILPEESQASLRWQYWLGRSELALGKRSAGKQRMEAIIGQRNFYSVAAAKELKRSIAYPTSEISLDKARVQGFNSDLIRIEELIERDKIAAAKSEWNWLLERADSTQKEMLAAFASFKGWHHLTVTASIKAKMWDNIHMRFPVAHRWWFNFYADKHSIDPITLMSLARQESALDIEARSPVGARGIMQIMPSTAKYTAKKYKLSYQGSKELYQVGKNIEIGSHYLDGLLDQYDNNRIFALAAYNAGPNRVKTWRERTQGKLDAYAFIEAIPFKETRGYVQNILMFETYYRELLGVDGAFLNQHELNAKY, encoded by the coding sequence ATGAACCTGACTTTCTCCAAGTCGCTGCAATGTATTCCTTCATCGGTTGTTTTTGTTTCTACGATGGCCTGCAGCGCAATCTTTGCAACGTCAGCAATGGCTGTCGACCTGCAAACCCAACGCGAGATTTATGATCAAGCACAAACGCTACTCGATTCTCAACAAGTAGCGGAATACCAAAAGATTCGACCATCAATCGCAGATTATCCTTTGACCCCTTATGTCGACTATCGCAGTTTTTTAGTCGGGCTAGGAGAGCGTCCACCTAGTGAGGTCGAGGCCTTTATTAAAGACCATTATTCATTCCCGTTCTCGAAACGTATTCGCGCGCCTTATATTGATCAACTAGCGAAAAAAGGTGAGTGGAAAAGATTGCTAGAGTTCCAGACCAGCGAACCGAGGGGGGAAACCTATCAGTGTCATTACTTCAATGCACAAGCGATAGCCGGTGATAAAGCACTTGCATTCCAAGGCGCGAAAAAACTTTGGTTGTCGGGCAAAAGCATTGCCGATGCTTGTGACCCGTTATTTGAGCGTTGGGATAAGGCTGGACTTAAAACTGATCAATTGATCCTTGATCGAATGGTATTAGCATTTCAGTCCCGTAATGGTGGCTTGATGAAATATCTGCAAAAGCAGCTATCGAGTGCTAAAGCTCAGGGCCAAGCAAAGCAAATATTGGCGCTGTTTAACAAACCGGAATCTGTGTTGTCATTTGCGAAAAAGCAGCCTGCAACAGATTTTAATCGCCAGCAAACAAAATTGGCGCTGCAGAAACTGGCTCGTAAAGACGTAGAACAAGCCCAACAGGTAGTTTCAGGGGTTGTGAAAGCGCAAAAGTTTGATCAAGAAGCGAGTCAAAAGTTAGCTGATTATATTGCGCTTAGGTTGATCAATACTGACTCTGATTCGTTGGCGAATTGGCGAGATAAGCAAACGGAAAACTCTTCAAGTGATACCTTGATAGAGCGCCGTATTCGCTTGGCCATTCAGCATGCCGATTGGCAAGGTGTAACGGATTGGATTGCCATTCTTCCGGAAGAATCTCAGGCTAGTTTACGTTGGCAATATTGGTTAGGGCGTAGTGAGTTAGCGCTTGGCAAGCGAAGTGCGGGTAAACAGCGTATGGAAGCGATCATTGGTCAGCGTAATTTCTATAGCGTTGCTGCTGCTAAAGAACTCAAGCGCTCAATTGCGTATCCAACGTCAGAAATCTCTCTAGATAAAGCGCGAGTGCAGGGCTTTAATAGCGATCTTATCCGAATTGAAGAGCTGATTGAGCGAGATAAAATAGCCGCAGCGAAGAGCGAGTGGAACTGGTTGCTAGAGCGTGCCGATAGTACTCAAAAAGAGATGTTAGCGGCATTTGCCTCATTTAAAGGCTGGCACCACTTAACGGTTACCGCGAGCATTAAAGCCAAAATGTGGGATAACATTCATATGCGTTTTCCTGTCGCTCATCGCTGGTGGTTTAACTTTTATGCAGACAAACACAGCATTGACCCAATTACTTTGATGTCTTTAGCAAGGCAAGAGAGTGCACTTGATATAGAAGCGCGTTCGCCAGTTGGAGCTCGAGGTATTATGCAGATTATGCCGTCGACCGCGAAGTACACCGCAAAGAAATACAAACTGAGTTATCAGGGTTCAAAAGAGCTGTACCAAGTGGGTAAGAACATTGAAATAGGCAGCCATTACCTTGATGGTTTGTTGGATCAATACGATAACAATCGAATTTTCGCCTTGGCAGCGTATAATGCAGGGCCAAACCGAGTGAAAACTTGGCGTGAGCGTACGCAAGGTAAGCTGGACGCTTACGCGTTTATTGAGGCGATTCCGTTTAAAGAAACTCGCGGCTATGTGCAAAACATTTTGATGTTTGAAACTTACTACCGAGAACTTCTTGGCGTGGATGGTGCCTTTTTAAATCAACATGAGTTGAATGCGAAATATTAG
- the trpR gene encoding trp operon repressor has product MSLEPEYKEWQQILDLISESSQSQQHEMLLTMLLTPDEREALVARVNIFRELLKGELSQRQISQMLGVGIATITRGSNELKSKSAEEKQEIALLLEKKEGSQ; this is encoded by the coding sequence ATGTCATTAGAGCCAGAATATAAAGAGTGGCAACAGATCTTAGATCTGATCAGCGAGAGCAGCCAATCCCAGCAGCATGAAATGTTATTAACTATGCTGCTGACCCCTGATGAACGAGAAGCTTTGGTTGCGCGAGTCAATATCTTTCGCGAGTTGCTCAAAGGGGAGTTATCGCAAAGACAAATTAGTCAGATGCTAGGCGTGGGTATTGCGACCATTACTCGAGGCTCTAATGAATTGAAATCAAAGAGCGCAGAAGAGAAGCAAGAGATTGCTCTACTGCTAGAAAAGAAAGAAGGGAGCCAATAG
- the btsR gene encoding two-component system response regulator BtsR has translation MLSALVIDDELLAREELTELLEETGHIEVIDQASNAIEGLKKINQLKPDVVFLDIQMPQITGIELLGMLDPDTMPKVVFVTAYDEFAIQAFEDNAFDYLLKPVDTCRLDKTVQRLLKSQLTVNKQQVAAIAPPSLDQIPCIGLNRIVIIPTKDVEFSYSDISGVHIQTHDQKADSQLTLKVLEEKTNLVRCHRQFLVNIQAIKEIKLLENGLAEIITVSGHPLPVSRRYLKALKEMLGFH, from the coding sequence ATGCTCTCTGCTTTAGTCATTGATGACGAATTGTTGGCTCGTGAGGAGTTAACCGAATTACTCGAAGAAACGGGTCATATCGAAGTTATTGATCAAGCTAGCAACGCCATTGAAGGCCTAAAAAAAATCAATCAGTTAAAACCTGATGTGGTGTTTCTCGATATTCAGATGCCACAAATCACTGGCATTGAACTGCTCGGAATGCTCGACCCTGATACCATGCCAAAGGTTGTTTTTGTCACCGCGTACGATGAGTTTGCTATTCAGGCTTTTGAGGACAACGCATTTGATTACCTGCTAAAACCTGTCGATACCTGCCGTTTAGACAAGACTGTACAACGACTGCTCAAATCCCAACTAACCGTCAACAAACAACAAGTTGCGGCGATAGCCCCACCAAGCTTGGACCAGATTCCTTGCATTGGCCTTAACCGCATCGTCATCATTCCGACTAAAGATGTTGAGTTTTCTTATAGCGATATTAGCGGTGTACATATTCAAACTCATGATCAGAAGGCCGACTCTCAGTTGACCTTAAAAGTGCTAGAAGAGAAAACCAATTTGGTCCGCTGCCACCGGCAGTTTCTGGTAAATATTCAGGCTATTAAAGAGATCAAATTGTTGGAAAATGGTTTGGCAGAAATCATCACGGTGAGTGGGCACCCCCTGCCAGTCAGTCGCCGCTACCTTAAAGCCTTAAAAGAGATGCTCGGCTTCCACTAA
- a CDS encoding M23 family metallopeptidase, translated as MSKNITISIPAKSGVQNFYVSRTTLLVSIVSAFGIATLGAGYGVYSWLQERQTEQEFRVLVSQLEDIEAQKQDLELLYQQQVQETHTLSQELEEKRDQVSILGKRVFDVESALGLADENSIDETNLENRIDAAAIDSAVRATMFRMIPNDSPLNYLRVSSSYGRRTNPITGKRHTHMGIDLTCKRGEEIYAPADGVIETVRPSSKGYGNFLTLRHSFGFMSSYAHLQKFKVRSGQFVSKGDLIATCGNSGNSTGPHLHYEVRFLGRTLNPQYTMDWTPENFNYLFEKEKKVKWAPLVKLIDDTVRLQVNLTNNPYHDSSVSTVKNETERALENISVQ; from the coding sequence ATGTCTAAGAATATTACCATTTCTATCCCTGCGAAATCAGGGGTACAGAACTTCTACGTTTCGCGAACTACACTATTAGTGTCCATCGTTTCTGCTTTCGGAATTGCTACGTTAGGGGCTGGCTATGGCGTTTATAGCTGGCTACAAGAGCGCCAGACAGAACAAGAGTTTCGAGTTTTAGTCAGTCAACTTGAAGATATTGAAGCACAGAAGCAAGACCTTGAGCTTCTTTACCAACAACAAGTTCAAGAAACTCACACCCTTTCCCAAGAGCTCGAAGAAAAACGCGACCAAGTCAGTATTCTTGGTAAGCGCGTTTTTGATGTTGAGTCTGCGCTTGGACTGGCGGATGAAAACTCTATTGATGAAACCAATCTAGAGAACCGAATTGATGCTGCTGCGATCGACTCAGCAGTACGCGCAACGATGTTTCGCATGATTCCCAATGATTCACCGCTCAATTATTTACGCGTCTCCTCGTCATATGGCCGCCGAACTAACCCGATCACAGGTAAGCGTCATACTCATATGGGCATCGACTTAACCTGTAAGCGTGGAGAAGAGATTTACGCCCCTGCCGACGGTGTGATTGAAACGGTCCGTCCTAGTTCAAAAGGGTATGGTAACTTTCTCACCTTACGCCACTCATTCGGCTTTATGAGCTCCTATGCTCACCTGCAAAAATTCAAAGTGCGCAGTGGGCAGTTTGTCAGTAAAGGTGACTTAATTGCGACTTGTGGTAACTCAGGCAATTCAACCGGCCCCCACCTTCATTATGAAGTGCGCTTCCTTGGTCGGACACTCAACCCTCAATACACTATGGACTGGACGCCAGAGAACTTTAACTATCTTTTTGAGAAAGAGAAGAAAGTGAAATGGGCGCCGCTGGTTAAGTTGATTGATGATACGGTGCGTTTGCAGGTTAACCTAACCAACAATCCTTACCATGACAGTTCCGTGAGTACGGTAAAAAACGAAACTGAACGAGCGCTAGAAAATATTTCGGTTCAGTAA
- a CDS encoding sensor histidine kinase encodes MDLILSLLQQMCVYLMLAYMLSKTPIFLPLLNISNRLSHKLSIYVLFSLFCIMGTYFGLQINDAIANTRAIGAVMGGLFGGPVVGFFVGLTGGLHRYSLGGFTDLACAISTTAEGLIGGLFHVYFVRKGKSQQLFNPSVVFAITLIAEVVQMTIILIVAKPFDQAYALVSAIAAPMIIANSVGAGLFMSILQDRKTIFEEYSATFSRRALNIAERSVGILASGFNSQNADKIARIIYEETNVGAVSITDEQKILAFVGIGDDHHKPNTPISSQSTLDAINKNDIIYLDGKEKPYQCSLSADCKLGSALIIPLRTGDKVIGTIKLYEPKRKLFSTINMSMAEGIAQLLSSQILFGEYQQKQTLLSQAEIKLLHAQVNPHFLFNALNTISAVVRRDPSKARELIQQLSHFFRSNLKQDIETVTLKEELAHVNAYLSIEKARFTDRLEVSIDIDESLLKRKVPTFTLQPLVENAIKHGISNLIEGGQIHIYSQKVSGGVKVIVEDNAGSYVTPAQDHAGLGMQIVDKRLTNKFGRAAALNIEVKPNHLTQMSFIIPDENTY; translated from the coding sequence ATGGACTTAATCCTTTCCTTACTGCAACAGATGTGTGTCTACCTAATGCTTGCCTACATGCTAAGTAAGACCCCTATCTTTTTGCCTTTGCTTAATATTTCCAATCGACTTAGCCATAAGTTAAGCATCTATGTGCTTTTTTCTCTATTTTGCATCATGGGCACCTATTTTGGTTTGCAGATCAACGACGCCATCGCTAATACACGAGCGATTGGGGCAGTAATGGGAGGCTTGTTTGGCGGCCCTGTCGTGGGCTTCTTCGTCGGCCTAACAGGCGGTCTACACCGATATTCACTGGGTGGCTTTACTGATTTAGCTTGTGCTATTTCGACTACGGCAGAAGGCTTGATTGGTGGCCTTTTTCACGTCTACTTTGTAAGAAAAGGCAAATCACAGCAACTGTTCAATCCAAGTGTGGTATTTGCCATCACTTTAATCGCCGAAGTGGTGCAGATGACGATCATACTGATCGTAGCTAAGCCCTTCGATCAAGCTTACGCGCTTGTTTCGGCTATTGCGGCGCCAATGATCATTGCTAACTCAGTCGGCGCGGGGCTTTTTATGAGTATCCTGCAAGATCGCAAAACCATTTTTGAAGAGTACTCCGCCACCTTTTCTCGTCGTGCGCTAAACATTGCCGAGCGTTCGGTCGGTATTCTCGCTTCCGGGTTTAACTCACAAAATGCCGACAAGATTGCTCGCATCATTTATGAAGAGACCAATGTTGGCGCCGTTTCGATTACCGATGAACAAAAGATCCTTGCCTTTGTTGGCATTGGCGATGATCACCATAAGCCGAATACGCCGATTTCCTCGCAAAGCACGTTAGATGCGATCAATAAAAACGACATTATCTATTTAGATGGCAAAGAAAAGCCGTACCAGTGCTCACTCTCAGCGGACTGCAAACTCGGCTCTGCGTTGATTATTCCATTGCGTACCGGCGACAAGGTTATTGGCACCATCAAGCTGTACGAGCCAAAGAGAAAGCTATTTTCAACCATTAATATGTCGATGGCGGAAGGCATTGCTCAATTGCTCTCAAGCCAAATTCTATTTGGTGAGTATCAACAAAAACAGACCTTGCTTTCTCAAGCAGAAATCAAATTGCTGCATGCGCAGGTTAACCCACACTTTCTCTTCAACGCACTCAATACCATCAGTGCTGTAGTTCGACGAGATCCAAGTAAAGCACGCGAACTCATCCAGCAGTTGTCGCACTTTTTCCGTAGTAACTTAAAACAAGATATCGAAACGGTAACACTCAAAGAGGAGCTGGCACACGTTAATGCGTACTTATCGATTGAGAAGGCCCGTTTTACCGACCGGCTTGAGGTCAGTATTGATATCGATGAAAGCTTGTTGAAGCGCAAAGTCCCGACATTTACTTTGCAACCGTTAGTCGAAAACGCCATCAAACACGGTATCTCTAACCTAATTGAAGGTGGCCAAATCCACATCTACAGCCAGAAGGTCTCAGGCGGAGTAAAAGTTATAGTGGAAGACAATGCCGGAAGCTATGTGACCCCTGCGCAAGATCATGCCGGGCTGGGTATGCAGATCGTCGATAAAAGATTAACCAACAAATTTGGTCGCGCGGCAGCTCTCAATATTGAGGTGAAACCGAATCACTTAACCCAAATGAGCTTTATTATTCCTGATGAGAACACGTATTAA
- a CDS encoding PilZ domain-containing protein: protein MIERRRFSRIVYQNQVVLTQGSTQINALISDLSLHGLLVTSEQSELLDGDKQIDVDFSLSGSDVSIQLVGNIVGLNNNVIRICIDHIDIESIGHLKRLVELNVGDDELLHRDIEHLSDLGEYT from the coding sequence ATGATTGAACGACGTCGTTTTTCGCGAATTGTGTATCAAAACCAAGTAGTTCTAACTCAAGGCTCGACTCAGATCAACGCCTTGATCAGTGACCTTTCCTTACATGGATTATTGGTGACTAGTGAACAATCAGAGTTGCTAGATGGTGATAAACAGATCGATGTGGATTTTTCGCTTTCAGGAAGTGATGTCTCGATCCAGCTTGTAGGGAACATCGTTGGACTCAATAACAATGTGATTCGTATTTGTATTGATCACATTGATATAGAAAGTATCGGGCATTTGAAGCGGTTAGTTGAATTAAATGTAGGTGACGATGAACTATTACATAGAGACATCGAGCACTTATCTGACCTAGGTGAATACACCTAA
- the tyrA gene encoding bifunctional chorismate mutase/prephenate dehydrogenase, translated as MAVELNELRDQIDAVDKQILDLLAQRLSLVEKVGEVKSEHGLPIYAPDREAAMLASRRQEAEKKGVPPQLIEDILRRTMRESYASEKDSGFKCLNPELRSVVIVGGNGQLGGLFGRMFKLSGYDVKVLGSKDWDSADEILADAGMVVVTVPIHLTEGVIEKLGNLPKDCILCDLTSIKSKPLQAMMNVHQGPVVGLHPMFGPDVPSLAKQVIVYCNGRGEEHYQWLLKQFSIWGASLCQIDASEHDHGMTLIQALRHFTSFAYGLHLSRENPNIDKLLQLSSPIYRLELAMVGRLFGQDPNLYGDIILSSDENIDMIKRFHRCFGEALEILDGKDKQAFVESFDRVSDWFGDYSKQFLDESQNLLKQANDSIHRG; from the coding sequence ATGGCCGTTGAATTGAACGAATTGCGTGATCAAATTGACGCAGTAGACAAACAGATTCTGGATTTATTAGCACAGCGACTCTCTTTAGTTGAGAAAGTCGGAGAAGTGAAAAGTGAGCATGGTTTACCTATCTATGCTCCAGACCGTGAAGCCGCGATGTTGGCTTCGCGCCGTCAAGAGGCTGAGAAGAAAGGTGTTCCGCCACAGCTGATTGAAGACATTCTTCGCCGAACTATGCGCGAATCCTACGCCAGTGAAAAAGACTCAGGCTTTAAATGCTTAAACCCAGAGCTGCGTTCTGTGGTAATTGTCGGTGGTAACGGTCAACTAGGTGGTCTATTTGGCCGTATGTTCAAGCTTTCTGGCTATGATGTAAAAGTATTAGGCAGTAAGGATTGGGATAGTGCTGATGAGATCCTAGCAGATGCAGGCATGGTGGTGGTGACCGTGCCGATTCACCTGACAGAAGGTGTGATTGAGAAACTCGGTAATCTGCCAAAAGACTGTATCTTATGTGATTTAACGTCGATTAAGTCTAAACCGCTGCAAGCGATGATGAACGTTCACCAAGGCCCAGTCGTCGGTTTACACCCAATGTTTGGTCCGGATGTTCCGAGCTTAGCAAAACAGGTGATTGTCTACTGTAATGGGCGTGGGGAAGAGCATTACCAATGGCTACTGAAGCAGTTCTCTATTTGGGGAGCGAGCCTTTGCCAGATTGATGCCAGTGAGCATGATCACGGCATGACGTTGATTCAAGCGCTGCGCCACTTTACTTCATTTGCTTACGGGCTACACCTAAGCCGAGAGAACCCAAATATCGATAAGTTGTTGCAGTTAAGCTCGCCAATTTACCGTCTAGAGCTAGCGATGGTTGGGCGCTTATTTGGCCAAGATCCTAACTTATATGGCGACATTATTCTTTCTTCTGATGAAAACATCGATATGATCAAACGTTTCCATCGTTGCTTCGGTGAAGCATTAGAAATTCTTGATGGCAAGGATAAGCAAGCCTTTGTCGAGAGTTTTGATCGAGTGAGTGATTGGTTTGGTGATTACTCTAAGCAGTTCTTAGATGAAAGTCAGAACTTGCTAAAGCAAGCCAACGATTCGATTCATCGCGGCTAA
- a CDS encoding 3-deoxy-7-phosphoheptulonate synthase: protein MQKSELSNINISDEQVLITPEELKAKLPLSDNARRFIQESRQTIANILHKKDHRLLIVCGPCSIHDVEAAKEYAKRLKALSEQLSDQLYIVMRVYFEKPRTTVGWKGLINDPHLDGTFDIEHGLHVGRELLVELAEMEIPLATEALDPISPQYLADTFSWAAIGARTTESQTHREMASGLSMPIGFKNGTDGNLATAINAMQAASSSHRFMGINREGQVALLTTQGNPNGHVILRGGKQTNYDSVSVTECEQDMAKHGLDASLMVDCSHANSRKDFRRQPLVAEDVIHQIREGNKSIIGLMIESHINEGNQPSGIPLSEMQYGVSITDACINWDTTEALLRHAHEELVPFLEDRLKG, encoded by the coding sequence ATGCAGAAAAGTGAATTAAGCAATATTAACATCAGCGATGAGCAGGTGCTGATTACACCAGAAGAGCTGAAAGCAAAGTTACCATTGAGTGATAATGCTCGTCGCTTTATTCAAGAGTCTCGCCAAACTATTGCCAATATTCTTCATAAGAAAGATCACCGACTGCTCATCGTTTGCGGTCCTTGTTCTATTCACGATGTTGAGGCGGCGAAGGAGTACGCGAAACGCCTTAAAGCATTGTCAGAGCAACTGAGTGATCAACTGTATATTGTTATGCGCGTGTACTTTGAAAAGCCACGTACAACCGTTGGCTGGAAAGGCTTGATCAATGACCCGCACTTAGATGGCACGTTTGATATCGAGCATGGTCTGCATGTTGGTCGCGAGTTACTGGTGGAATTGGCGGAGATGGAAATTCCATTGGCAACAGAAGCACTAGATCCAATTAGCCCGCAATATTTAGCAGACACCTTTAGCTGGGCAGCAATTGGTGCGCGTACCACGGAATCACAGACTCACCGCGAAATGGCGAGTGGCCTTTCAATGCCAATTGGTTTTAAAAATGGTACCGATGGCAACCTTGCCACCGCTATCAATGCGATGCAGGCTGCGTCATCTAGTCACCGTTTTATGGGGATTAACCGTGAAGGTCAGGTCGCGCTATTGACCACTCAAGGTAACCCAAATGGCCACGTTATTTTACGTGGTGGTAAGCAGACTAACTATGACTCTGTATCAGTTACTGAGTGTGAGCAAGATATGGCAAAACATGGTTTAGACGCGTCATTGATGGTGGATTGTAGCCATGCTAACTCTCGTAAAGATTTCCGCCGTCAGCCACTGGTGGCAGAAGATGTCATCCACCAAATTCGCGAAGGCAATAAATCGATCATTGGCCTTATGATTGAGAGTCATATCAATGAAGGTAACCAACCATCGGGTATTCCGTTAAGTGAAATGCAATATGGCGTATCTATTACCGATGCGTGTATCAATTGGGATACAACTGAGGCACTATTACGTCATGCACATGAAGAGCTAGTTCCTTTCCTAGAAGATAGATTGAAAGGCTAA